The Streptomyces sp. RKAG293 genome includes a region encoding these proteins:
- the rho gene encoding transcription termination factor Rho has product MSDTTDLMGVRADAAPAPDAAAAPATGAAPKRRRSGTGLDGMVLAELQQLASGLGIKGTARMRKSQLIDTIKETQAGKGAATSAPKAAAVAGTATAEPAAEKPKRRATSRARTVESSEPAVAAPAAAAPSEAKQIDIPGQPAGEQPKAARNERAGERAEAAVDAAEGKPAADGKTAAGEERQDRQRGQRGDRQNDRRERQERQRERRNNRGDENGAAPAGGGAEGGNRQNRGNQGGGQGQSPQGQSQGGQNQGQGQGRDQSQSQGAQGQGRDQSQGQNAQDDDEFGDGRGRRRGRYRDRRGRGSNRREEQQQFGNEPTVNDDDVLIPVAGILDILDNYAFIRTSGYLPGPNDVYVSLAQVRKNGLRKGDHVTGAVRQPKDGERREKFNALVRLDSANGMAADSGRGRPEFQKLTPLYPQDRLRLETDPGVLTTRIIDLVAPIGKGQRGLIVAPPKTGKTMIMQAIANAITVNNPECHLMVVLVDERPEEVTDMQRSVKGEVISSTFDRPAEDHTTVAELAIERAKRLVELGHDVVVLLDSITRLGRAYNLAAPASGRILSGGVDSTALYPPKRFFGAARNIEDGGSLTILATALVETGSRMDEVIFEEFKGTGNMELKLDRKLADKRIFPAVDVDPSGTRKEEILLDRDELAIVWKLRRVLHALDSQQAIELLLDKMKQTKSNAEFLMQIAKTTPGNSND; this is encoded by the coding sequence GTGAGCGACACCACCGATCTGATGGGCGTGCGTGCAGACGCCGCGCCCGCTCCGGACGCCGCTGCCGCGCCTGCCACCGGTGCTGCCCCCAAGCGCCGCCGGTCGGGGACCGGCCTCGACGGCATGGTCCTGGCAGAGCTGCAGCAGCTTGCCTCCGGTCTCGGTATCAAGGGCACCGCGCGGATGCGCAAGAGCCAGCTGATCGACACGATCAAGGAGACGCAGGCCGGCAAGGGTGCGGCCACCAGCGCTCCCAAGGCCGCCGCGGTGGCCGGGACGGCGACCGCCGAGCCCGCCGCCGAGAAGCCGAAGCGCCGGGCGACCTCCCGGGCCCGCACGGTGGAGAGCTCGGAGCCCGCTGTCGCGGCTCCGGCCGCCGCCGCGCCGTCCGAGGCGAAGCAGATCGACATTCCCGGCCAGCCCGCCGGTGAGCAGCCCAAGGCCGCCAGGAACGAGCGTGCCGGCGAGCGCGCCGAGGCCGCTGTGGACGCTGCCGAGGGCAAGCCCGCCGCCGACGGCAAGACCGCGGCCGGCGAGGAGCGCCAGGACCGCCAGCGCGGCCAGCGCGGCGACCGGCAGAACGACCGCCGCGAGCGCCAGGAGCGGCAGCGCGAGCGCCGCAACAACCGTGGCGACGAGAACGGCGCCGCCCCCGCGGGCGGCGGCGCGGAGGGCGGCAACCGCCAGAACCGCGGCAACCAGGGCGGCGGCCAGGGCCAGAGCCCGCAGGGCCAGAGCCAGGGCGGCCAGAACCAGGGCCAGGGCCAGGGCCGCGACCAGAGCCAGAGCCAGGGCGCACAGGGTCAGGGCCGCGACCAGAGCCAGGGTCAGAACGCGCAGGACGACGACGAGTTCGGTGACGGCCGCGGCCGCCGTCGGGGCCGTTACCGCGACCGCCGCGGGCGGGGCAGCAACCGCCGCGAGGAGCAGCAGCAGTTCGGCAACGAGCCGACGGTCAACGACGACGACGTGCTGATCCCCGTCGCGGGCATCCTGGACATTCTCGACAACTACGCGTTCATCAGGACGTCCGGCTACCTGCCGGGTCCGAACGACGTGTACGTCTCGCTCGCCCAGGTCCGCAAGAACGGCCTGCGCAAGGGTGACCACGTCACCGGCGCCGTCCGCCAGCCCAAGGACGGCGAGCGCCGCGAGAAGTTCAACGCGCTGGTCCGGCTGGACTCGGCGAACGGCATGGCGGCGGACTCCGGCCGCGGCCGTCCGGAGTTCCAGAAGCTGACCCCGCTGTACCCGCAGGACCGGCTCCGCCTGGAGACCGACCCGGGTGTGCTGACGACCCGGATCATCGATCTGGTCGCGCCGATCGGCAAGGGCCAGCGTGGTCTGATCGTGGCCCCGCCGAAGACCGGTAAGACCATGATCATGCAGGCGATCGCCAACGCGATCACCGTCAACAACCCCGAGTGCCACCTGATGGTCGTCCTGGTCGACGAGCGTCCGGAAGAGGTCACCGACATGCAGCGGTCGGTGAAGGGCGAGGTCATCTCCTCGACCTTCGACCGTCCCGCCGAGGACCACACCACCGTCGCCGAGCTGGCCATCGAGCGCGCCAAGCGTCTCGTCGAGCTGGGTCACGACGTGGTCGTCCTGCTGGACTCGATCACCCGTCTGGGCCGTGCGTACAACCTCGCGGCGCCGGCCTCCGGCCGCATCCTGTCCGGTGGTGTCGACTCGACCGCGCTCTACCCGCCGAAGCGGTTCTTCGGTGCGGCGCGCAACATCGAGGACGGCGGCTCGCTGACCATCCTGGCCACCGCGCTGGTCGAGACCGGCTCGCGCATGGACGAGGTGATCTTCGAGGAGTTCAAGGGCACCGGCAACATGGAGCTCAAGCTCGACCGCAAGCTCGCCGACAAGCGCATCTTCCCCGCGGTGGACGTCGACCCGTCCGGTACCCGTAAGGAAGAGATCCTGCTCGACCGCGACGAGCTCGCGATCGTCTGGAAGCTCCGCCGGGTGCTGCACGCGCTCGACTCCCAGCAGGCGATCGAGCTGCTGCTGGACAAGATGAAGCAGACGAAGTCGAACGCCGAGTTCCTGATGCAGATCGCCAAGACGACCCCGGGCAACAGCAACGACTGA
- the thrB gene encoding homoserine kinase, which translates to MAGPAFRAAAVRVRVPATSANLGPGFDAFGLALGLYDDVVVRVADSGLHVDIAGEGAENLARDEKHLVVRSMRTAFDLLGGQPRGLEVVCANRIPHGRGLGSSSAAICAGIMAARAVTIGGPERLDDAALLELATEIEGHPDNVAACLLGGFTLAWTESGAARAIRMDPAASVVPVVFVPSKPVLTEVARGLLPRTVPHVDAAVNAGRAALLVEALTRRPELLLPATEDRLHQDYRAPAMPESVALVNRLRADGVPSVISGAGPTVLALTEEGAADKVSRLAGEGWAANRLALDAAGACVLPLAVGQ; encoded by the coding sequence ATGGCCGGTCCCGCGTTCCGCGCCGCCGCGGTCCGAGTGCGCGTCCCCGCGACCAGCGCCAACCTCGGCCCCGGCTTTGACGCCTTCGGCCTGGCGCTGGGCCTGTACGACGACGTCGTGGTCCGGGTCGCCGACTCCGGGCTGCATGTCGACATCGCCGGCGAGGGCGCCGAGAACCTGGCCCGCGACGAGAAGCACCTGGTCGTGCGCTCGATGCGGACCGCCTTCGATCTGCTCGGCGGACAGCCGCGCGGTCTGGAAGTGGTCTGCGCCAACCGCATCCCGCACGGCCGCGGCCTGGGCTCCTCGTCCGCCGCGATCTGCGCCGGGATCATGGCCGCCCGCGCCGTGACGATAGGCGGCCCCGAGCGTCTCGACGACGCCGCACTGCTGGAACTGGCCACCGAGATCGAAGGCCACCCCGACAACGTCGCCGCCTGTCTGCTCGGCGGCTTCACCCTCGCCTGGACCGAGTCCGGTGCCGCCCGGGCGATCCGGATGGATCCGGCGGCCTCCGTCGTCCCGGTGGTGTTCGTACCGTCCAAGCCGGTACTGACCGAGGTCGCCCGCGGCCTCCTGCCGCGCACCGTCCCGCATGTGGACGCCGCGGTCAACGCGGGCCGCGCGGCGCTGCTGGTGGAGGCGCTCACCCGCCGCCCCGAGCTGCTGCTGCCCGCCACCGAGGACCGGCTGCACCAGGACTACCGTGCTCCCGCCATGCCCGAAAGTGTGGCTCTGGTGAACCGGCTGCGGGCCGACGGCGTCCCTTCGGTCATCTCGGGAGCGGGGCCCACGGTCCTCGCGCTCACCGAGGAAGGCGCCGCGGACAAAGTCTCCCGGCTCGCGGGCGAGGGGTGGGCGGCGAACCGTCTGGCCCTCGACGCGGCAGGGGCCTGTGTACTGCCCCTAGCAGTGGGGCAGTGA